One genomic segment of Pseudorasbora parva isolate DD20220531a chromosome 6, ASM2467924v1, whole genome shotgun sequence includes these proteins:
- the LOC137079447 gene encoding uncharacterized protein: MADLPPARLRLFKPAFYSTGVDCFGPYAVRTGRRSEKKWGIIFKCLTTRAVYIDILHSLESDSFLMALRRFTARRGKPHELWSDQGTNFRGGERELKEAFAALVPDLQRQLAEQQIEFNFNPPNAPHFGGCWEREIRSLKNALRVTLGAQSVTIEVLQTVLVEIEGILNSKPLGYTSSDVSDPDPITPNCLLMGRPDASLPLTVYPQSELVSRRRWRHSQILADQFWRHYLKFYLPGLQSRQKWQSDTPEVKVGTTVLIVDPQLPRALWPVGKVSEVFPGADTRVRTAKVQVGEKTYTRPAARLIQLPAIPD, translated from the coding sequence ATGGCGGACCTTCCCCCAGCGAGACTACGTCTTTTCAAGCCCGCCTTTTACTCCACTGGTGTGGACTGCTTTGGTCCCTATGCTGTCAGAACGGGTCGACGCAGTGAGAAAAAATGGGGGATAATATTCAAATGCCTCACCACCAGAGCAGTATACATCGATATCCTCCATAGTCTGGAAAGTGACTCCTTCCTTATGGCCCTCAGACGGTTCACAGCTAGACGAGGAAAACCCCATGAGCTCTGGTCAGATCAAGGCACAAACTTCAGAGGAGGTGAAAGAGAGCTAAAGGAAGCTTTTGCAGCTCTTGTTCCAGACCTTCAGAGACAGTTGGCTGAGCAGCAGATTGAATTCAATTTTAACCCTCCAAATGCGCCACACTTTGGAGGTTGCTGGGAGCGAGAAATTCGCTCATTGAAAAACGCACTGAGGGTTACTCTTGGAGCTCAATCGGTGACTATTGAGGTCCTTCAAACTGTGCTGGTGGAGATTGAAGGAATCTTGAACTCCAAACCACTGGGATATACATCATCTGATGTCTCTGATCCTGATCCGATTACTCCAAATTGTCTCCTGATGGGGCGGCCAGATGCTTCGCTTCCCTTGACAGTATACCCCCAGTCTGAGCTTGTCAGTCGGCGACGCTGGCGTCACAGCCAAATCCTAGCGGACCAATTCTGGAGGCACTACCTCAAATTCTACCTCCCTGGCCTTCAAAGCCGTCAAAAATGGCAAAGCGACACTCCAGAAGTCAAGGTTGGCACTACGGTTTTGATCGTGGATCCTCAGCTACCCAGAGCTCTCTGGCCAGTGGGGAAGGTGTCAGAAGTTTTCCCTGGAGCTGATACCAGAGTGAGAACAGCAAAGGTTCAGGTGGGAGAAAAAACTTACACTCGGCCAGCTGCACGCCTTATACAATTACCTGCCATTCCTGACTAA